Proteins from one Periplaneta americana isolate PAMFEO1 chromosome 6, P.americana_PAMFEO1_priV1, whole genome shotgun sequence genomic window:
- the LOC138701974 gene encoding arylalkylamine N-acetyltransferase-like 2 isoform X2, whose translation MMSAWTMALARSCKSVARGFSRCPKMHTTNKVVGGAISIQPVSESYYAEVIDHVTPIFLRDEPLSQCFPPCTTGRRERDFRNYAEQQLRSGLCVVALDGGTVVGACLNRPLSKEQVMNYPLPPSDDEAEDPLNASVVRMIVTIHRQLNLFSTLGVDKLLEIGLVSVAPTHIGRGLAVKMVRASVELGARKGFRAAKADCTGPASARACEKAGMAPVHRLLYDEYKVKGEVVFRQTTTRGPALTVMAAKLQDSPPYVIPATPRPKI comes from the exons ATGATGAGTGCCTGGACG ATGGCGCTTGCTAGGAGTTGTAAATCTGTCGCTCGTGGCTTTTCAAGATGTCCAAAGATGCATACTACTAACAA GGTGGTAGGCGGAGCTATTTCCATACAGCCGGTGTCTGAGAGCTACTATGCAGAAGTTATAGATCACGTCACGCCCATCTTCCTGCGGGACGAGCCCCTTTCTCAGTGTTTTCCGCCATGCACGACTGGTCGGCGGGAGCGTGACTTCCGGAATTACGCGGAGCAACAACTGCGCAGCGGCTTGTGTGTGGTGGCGCTGGACGGGGGCACCGTCGTGGGCGCCTGTCTTAACAGACCGTTATCAAAAGAACAAGTCATGAATTACCCTTTACCACCTTCCGATGACGAAG CTGAAGATCCCCTGAATGCCAGTGTAGTGCGCATGATTGTAACAATCCACCGCCAGTTAAATCTCTTCAGCACACTCGGAGTAGACAAATTATTGGAGATTGGTCTCGTATCTGTCGCTCCTACGCACATAGGAAGAG GTTTGGCCGTCAAGATGGTGCGGGCAAGTGTCGAACTGGGAGCTCGGAAAGGTTTTCGGGCAGCTAAAGCAGACTGCACAGGGCCTGCCTCGGCTCGTGCTTGCGAGAAGGCAGGCATGGCGCCTGTCCACAGGCTGCTCTACGACGAATACAAAGTGAAGGGTGAAGTGGTGTTCAGGCAAACGACGACGAGGGGGCCTGCGCTTACCGTTATGGCCGCTAAACTGCAAGACTCACCGCCTTATGTGATACCAGCCACGCCCAGACCGAAAATATGA
- the LOC138701974 gene encoding arylalkylamine N-acetyltransferase-like 2 isoform X3: MLQMALARSCKSVARGFSRCPKMHTTNKVVGGAISIQPVSESYYAEVIDHVTPIFLRDEPLSQCFPPCTTGRRERDFRNYAEQQLRSGLCVVALDGGTVVGACLNRPLSKEQVMNYPLPPSDDEAEDPLNASVVRMIVTIHRQLNLFSTLGVDKLLEIGLVSVAPTHIGRGLAVKMVRASVELGARKGFRAAKADCTGPASARACEKAGMAPVHRLLYDEYKVKGEVVFRQTTTRGPALTVMAAKLQDSPPYVIPATPRPKI, translated from the exons ATG TTACAGATGGCGCTTGCTAGGAGTTGTAAATCTGTCGCTCGTGGCTTTTCAAGATGTCCAAAGATGCATACTACTAACAA GGTGGTAGGCGGAGCTATTTCCATACAGCCGGTGTCTGAGAGCTACTATGCAGAAGTTATAGATCACGTCACGCCCATCTTCCTGCGGGACGAGCCCCTTTCTCAGTGTTTTCCGCCATGCACGACTGGTCGGCGGGAGCGTGACTTCCGGAATTACGCGGAGCAACAACTGCGCAGCGGCTTGTGTGTGGTGGCGCTGGACGGGGGCACCGTCGTGGGCGCCTGTCTTAACAGACCGTTATCAAAAGAACAAGTCATGAATTACCCTTTACCACCTTCCGATGACGAAG CTGAAGATCCCCTGAATGCCAGTGTAGTGCGCATGATTGTAACAATCCACCGCCAGTTAAATCTCTTCAGCACACTCGGAGTAGACAAATTATTGGAGATTGGTCTCGTATCTGTCGCTCCTACGCACATAGGAAGAG GTTTGGCCGTCAAGATGGTGCGGGCAAGTGTCGAACTGGGAGCTCGGAAAGGTTTTCGGGCAGCTAAAGCAGACTGCACAGGGCCTGCCTCGGCTCGTGCTTGCGAGAAGGCAGGCATGGCGCCTGTCCACAGGCTGCTCTACGACGAATACAAAGTGAAGGGTGAAGTGGTGTTCAGGCAAACGACGACGAGGGGGCCTGCGCTTACCGTTATGGCCGCTAAACTGCAAGACTCACCGCCTTATGTGATACCAGCCACGCCCAGACCGAAAATATGA
- the LOC138701974 gene encoding arylalkylamine N-acetyltransferase-like 2 isoform X1, with translation MMSAWTLQMALARSCKSVARGFSRCPKMHTTNKVVGGAISIQPVSESYYAEVIDHVTPIFLRDEPLSQCFPPCTTGRRERDFRNYAEQQLRSGLCVVALDGGTVVGACLNRPLSKEQVMNYPLPPSDDEAEDPLNASVVRMIVTIHRQLNLFSTLGVDKLLEIGLVSVAPTHIGRGLAVKMVRASVELGARKGFRAAKADCTGPASARACEKAGMAPVHRLLYDEYKVKGEVVFRQTTTRGPALTVMAAKLQDSPPYVIPATPRPKI, from the exons ATGATGAGTGCCTGGACG TTACAGATGGCGCTTGCTAGGAGTTGTAAATCTGTCGCTCGTGGCTTTTCAAGATGTCCAAAGATGCATACTACTAACAA GGTGGTAGGCGGAGCTATTTCCATACAGCCGGTGTCTGAGAGCTACTATGCAGAAGTTATAGATCACGTCACGCCCATCTTCCTGCGGGACGAGCCCCTTTCTCAGTGTTTTCCGCCATGCACGACTGGTCGGCGGGAGCGTGACTTCCGGAATTACGCGGAGCAACAACTGCGCAGCGGCTTGTGTGTGGTGGCGCTGGACGGGGGCACCGTCGTGGGCGCCTGTCTTAACAGACCGTTATCAAAAGAACAAGTCATGAATTACCCTTTACCACCTTCCGATGACGAAG CTGAAGATCCCCTGAATGCCAGTGTAGTGCGCATGATTGTAACAATCCACCGCCAGTTAAATCTCTTCAGCACACTCGGAGTAGACAAATTATTGGAGATTGGTCTCGTATCTGTCGCTCCTACGCACATAGGAAGAG GTTTGGCCGTCAAGATGGTGCGGGCAAGTGTCGAACTGGGAGCTCGGAAAGGTTTTCGGGCAGCTAAAGCAGACTGCACAGGGCCTGCCTCGGCTCGTGCTTGCGAGAAGGCAGGCATGGCGCCTGTCCACAGGCTGCTCTACGACGAATACAAAGTGAAGGGTGAAGTGGTGTTCAGGCAAACGACGACGAGGGGGCCTGCGCTTACCGTTATGGCCGCTAAACTGCAAGACTCACCGCCTTATGTGATACCAGCCACGCCCAGACCGAAAATATGA
- the LOC138701974 gene encoding arylalkylamine N-acetyltransferase-like 2 isoform X4, translating to MALARSCKSVARGFSRCPKMHTTNKVVGGAISIQPVSESYYAEVIDHVTPIFLRDEPLSQCFPPCTTGRRERDFRNYAEQQLRSGLCVVALDGGTVVGACLNRPLSKEQVMNYPLPPSDDEAEDPLNASVVRMIVTIHRQLNLFSTLGVDKLLEIGLVSVAPTHIGRGLAVKMVRASVELGARKGFRAAKADCTGPASARACEKAGMAPVHRLLYDEYKVKGEVVFRQTTTRGPALTVMAAKLQDSPPYVIPATPRPKI from the exons ATGGCGCTTGCTAGGAGTTGTAAATCTGTCGCTCGTGGCTTTTCAAGATGTCCAAAGATGCATACTACTAACAA GGTGGTAGGCGGAGCTATTTCCATACAGCCGGTGTCTGAGAGCTACTATGCAGAAGTTATAGATCACGTCACGCCCATCTTCCTGCGGGACGAGCCCCTTTCTCAGTGTTTTCCGCCATGCACGACTGGTCGGCGGGAGCGTGACTTCCGGAATTACGCGGAGCAACAACTGCGCAGCGGCTTGTGTGTGGTGGCGCTGGACGGGGGCACCGTCGTGGGCGCCTGTCTTAACAGACCGTTATCAAAAGAACAAGTCATGAATTACCCTTTACCACCTTCCGATGACGAAG CTGAAGATCCCCTGAATGCCAGTGTAGTGCGCATGATTGTAACAATCCACCGCCAGTTAAATCTCTTCAGCACACTCGGAGTAGACAAATTATTGGAGATTGGTCTCGTATCTGTCGCTCCTACGCACATAGGAAGAG GTTTGGCCGTCAAGATGGTGCGGGCAAGTGTCGAACTGGGAGCTCGGAAAGGTTTTCGGGCAGCTAAAGCAGACTGCACAGGGCCTGCCTCGGCTCGTGCTTGCGAGAAGGCAGGCATGGCGCCTGTCCACAGGCTGCTCTACGACGAATACAAAGTGAAGGGTGAAGTGGTGTTCAGGCAAACGACGACGAGGGGGCCTGCGCTTACCGTTATGGCCGCTAAACTGCAAGACTCACCGCCTTATGTGATACCAGCCACGCCCAGACCGAAAATATGA
- the LOC138701974 gene encoding uncharacterized protein isoform X5 produces the protein MMSAWTLQMALARSCKSVARGFSRCPKMHTTNKVVGGAISIQPVSESYYAEVIDHVTPIFLRDEPLSQCFPPCTTGRRERDFRNYAEQQLRSGLCVVALDGGTVVGACLNRPLSKEQVMNYPLPPSDDEGLAVKMVRASVELGARKGFRAAKADCTGPASARACEKAGMAPVHRLLYDEYKVKGEVVFRQTTTRGPALTVMAAKLQDSPPYVIPATPRPKI, from the exons ATGATGAGTGCCTGGACG TTACAGATGGCGCTTGCTAGGAGTTGTAAATCTGTCGCTCGTGGCTTTTCAAGATGTCCAAAGATGCATACTACTAACAA GGTGGTAGGCGGAGCTATTTCCATACAGCCGGTGTCTGAGAGCTACTATGCAGAAGTTATAGATCACGTCACGCCCATCTTCCTGCGGGACGAGCCCCTTTCTCAGTGTTTTCCGCCATGCACGACTGGTCGGCGGGAGCGTGACTTCCGGAATTACGCGGAGCAACAACTGCGCAGCGGCTTGTGTGTGGTGGCGCTGGACGGGGGCACCGTCGTGGGCGCCTGTCTTAACAGACCGTTATCAAAAGAACAAGTCATGAATTACCCTTTACCACCTTCCGATGACGAAG GTTTGGCCGTCAAGATGGTGCGGGCAAGTGTCGAACTGGGAGCTCGGAAAGGTTTTCGGGCAGCTAAAGCAGACTGCACAGGGCCTGCCTCGGCTCGTGCTTGCGAGAAGGCAGGCATGGCGCCTGTCCACAGGCTGCTCTACGACGAATACAAAGTGAAGGGTGAAGTGGTGTTCAGGCAAACGACGACGAGGGGGCCTGCGCTTACCGTTATGGCCGCTAAACTGCAAGACTCACCGCCTTATGTGATACCAGCCACGCCCAGACCGAAAATATGA